The Hemiscyllium ocellatum isolate sHemOce1 chromosome 17, sHemOce1.pat.X.cur, whole genome shotgun sequence genome has a segment encoding these proteins:
- the LOC132823748 gene encoding chymotrypsinogen 2-like → MAFLWLVSCLALLGSAYGRSCGVPAITPIVTGYARIVNGENAVPGSWPWQVSMQDTTGWHFCGGSLINENWVVTAAHCGVTTANLAILGASNKCSTKEGTQTMKIEKVITHPAWDPYNINNDVTLVKLAYPVKFTNRISSVCLASDAASFPGGKMCVTSGWGLTHSSAIYTPCQLQQAALPLLTTADCQNFWGNKISDMMVCAGGAGATSCMGDSGGPLVCKDGGAWYLVGIVSWGSGYCSTQIPAVYARVTEFHSWIVQTIAAN, encoded by the exons ATGGCTTTCCTCTGGCTTGTATCCTGCCTTGCCCTCCTTGGCTCAGCTTATGGACGGA GCTGTGGGGTCCCAGCTATCACACCTATCGTTACTGGCTATGCACGGATTGTAAACGGTGAAAATGCTGTCCCAGGCTCTTGGCCCTGGCAGGTCTCCATGCAG GACACCACAGGCTGGCATTTCTGTGGAGGCTCCTTGATCAATGAAAACTGGGTTGTGACTGCAGCCCATTGTGGCGTGAC CACAGCTAACCTTGCGATCCTTGGAGCTTCCAATAAATGTTCAACAAAAGAAGGCACCCAGACTATGAAGATTGAAAAG GTCATTACCCATCCAGCCTGGGATCCATATAATATCAACAACGATGTGACACTGGTGAAGCTCGCATACCCTGTCAAATTTACCAACCGCATTTCCTCCGTGTGCCTCGCAAGTGATGCTGCCAGTTTCCCAGGGGGCAAGATGTGTGTCACTTCAGGCTGGGGCTTAACTCATTCATCTG CAATCTACACTCCATGCCAACTACAGCAGGCAGCTCTTCCTCTCCTTACCACTGCCGATTGTCAGAACTTCTGGGGCAACAAAATCTCAGACATGATGGTTTGCGCTGGTGGTGCTGGTGCTACCTCTTGCATG GGTGACTCAGGAGGACCTCTTGTCTGCAAAGACGGTGGAGCCTGGTATCTGGTGGGCATCGTTTCCTGGGGCAGTGGTTATTGCTCCACCCAAATCCCTGCTGTCTATGCCCGGGTGACTGAGTTCCACTCCTGGATTGTGCAGACAATTGCTGCCAATTAG